A section of the Primulina eburnea isolate SZY01 chromosome 1, ASM2296580v1, whole genome shotgun sequence genome encodes:
- the LOC140813968 gene encoding uncharacterized protein: MKFLFQCPCCSCFCFMKPNKSKPKEKEKEKEKEKENKSKPKEKEKDKEKENKSKPKEKEKEKENKSKPKEKEKEKEKKEESKEKENEKKEEAKAE; encoded by the coding sequence ATGAAGTTCTTGTTCCAGTGTCCGTGCTGTTCTTGTTTCTGCTTCATGAAGCCGAACAAAAGCAAGCCGAAGGAGAAGGAGAAGGAGAAGGAGAAGGAGAAGGAGAACAAAAGCAAGCCGAAGGAGAAGGAGAAGGATAAGGAGAAGGAGAACAAAAGCAAGCCGAAGGAGAAGGAGAAGGAGAAGGAGAACAAAAGCAAGCCGAAGGAGAAGGAGAAGGAGAAGGAGAAGAAAGAAGAATCCAAGGAGAAGGAGAATGAGAAGAAAGAAGAAGCCAAGGCAGAGTGA